A stretch of [Clostridium] scindens DNA encodes these proteins:
- a CDS encoding DUF4091 domain-containing protein: MKKNTEIHYEMKLLSSLVKVFPDETPVYRPECLLLSALWGETVSFQAAYTGDFFMRERLDVKITSPLEKWIRVRSVEQVPVGRATNGIVDDNYLRTTSGLYPDLLRDLKDKKAIVCSNQWRSLWIDVEVTEEIAPGEYAIEVSLQKEGHAVCSCVMKITIIGASLPQQKIIHTEWMHADCLADYYQVDVFLEEHWEILENYFRQYVKRGCNMMLTPLFTSPLDTAIGLERTTTQLIDVEVKDGEYLFGFDKLKRWVDLCKKCRIKYFEMSHLFSQWGAKYAPKVVAMRDGKEEKIFGWHTPAVGEYTRFLQCFLPQLIEKLREWEIADVTYFHISDEPREEDLNTYRAARESLGNLLDGFQTFDALSSYEFYRHGLVEKPIPGNNEIEEFLEHGLTDMWTYYCTGQYYEVSNRFMSMPSARNRIYGVQLYKYDIVGILHWGYNFYNSQFSIEHINPYEVTDAGNAFPAGDPFLVYPGADGHPEESIRMMVQDEAMADLRALELLESLTSKAHVMELIEGELFEPLTFCTYPKSEMYLITLRNRINREIGRYQSEGCVRK; the protein is encoded by the coding sequence ATGAAGAAAAATACAGAGATACATTATGAAATGAAGCTGCTAAGCTCGCTTGTGAAGGTATTTCCGGATGAGACGCCCGTATACAGGCCGGAATGCCTGCTTCTAAGCGCGCTGTGGGGAGAGACGGTATCCTTTCAGGCCGCGTATACCGGGGATTTTTTTATGCGGGAACGCCTGGACGTGAAGATTACATCACCGCTGGAGAAATGGATCAGGGTAAGGAGCGTGGAGCAGGTTCCGGTGGGACGGGCCACCAATGGAATTGTGGATGACAATTATCTAAGGACAACCTCGGGACTGTATCCGGATCTATTAAGGGACTTAAAGGACAAAAAAGCAATCGTGTGCTCCAACCAATGGCGAAGCCTGTGGATTGACGTGGAGGTAACAGAAGAGATTGCGCCCGGAGAGTACGCAATCGAAGTCAGCCTGCAAAAAGAGGGCCATGCAGTATGCTCCTGCGTCATGAAGATTACCATCATCGGCGCCAGCCTGCCACAGCAGAAGATCATACATACCGAATGGATGCATGCGGATTGCCTGGCAGATTATTACCAGGTTGACGTATTTTTGGAAGAACACTGGGAGATCCTTGAGAATTATTTCCGCCAGTATGTGAAAAGAGGCTGTAATATGATGCTTACGCCGCTTTTCACCTCTCCTCTGGATACGGCGATAGGACTGGAAAGAACCACGACTCAGCTGATCGACGTGGAAGTAAAGGACGGGGAATACCTGTTTGGCTTTGATAAGCTTAAGCGATGGGTGGATCTGTGCAAGAAATGCAGGATCAAGTATTTTGAGATGTCCCATCTGTTCTCCCAGTGGGGAGCAAAGTACGCGCCAAAAGTCGTGGCAATGCGCGACGGGAAGGAAGAGAAGATATTCGGGTGGCATACGCCTGCGGTGGGAGAGTATACCAGATTCCTCCAATGCTTCCTTCCGCAGTTGATTGAGAAGTTACGGGAATGGGAGATCGCGGACGTCACATATTTCCACATCTCAGACGAGCCAAGGGAAGAAGATCTTAATACCTACCGGGCTGCCAGGGAATCTCTGGGAAATCTGCTGGATGGATTCCAGACGTTTGACGCATTGTCGAGTTATGAATTCTACCGTCACGGCCTGGTTGAAAAGCCCATACCCGGCAATAATGAGATTGAGGAATTCCTGGAGCATGGGCTTACGGACATGTGGACCTACTATTGCACCGGACAGTACTATGAAGTAAGCAACCGGTTCATGTCCATGCCATCTGCAAGAAACCGTATCTATGGGGTGCAATTGTATAAGTACGATATTGTTGGAATCCTGCACTGGGGATACAACTTCTATAACAGCCAATTTTCCATCGAGCACATCAATCCCTATGAAGTGACGGATGCAGGAAATGCGTTTCCGGCGGGAGATCCATTCCTGGTGTACCCGGGGGCGGATGGGCATCCGGAGGAGTCCATCCGAATGATGGTGCAGGATGAGGCAATGGCGGATCTGAGGGCGCTTGAACTACTAGAATCCCTGACCAGCAAGGCGCATGTGATGGAACTGATCGAAGGAGAACTATTTGAACCCCTTACTTTTTGCACCTATCCCAAATCAGAGATGTACCTGATTACGTTAAGAAACAGGATCAACCGCGAGATTGGCAGATACCAGTCGGAAGGATGTGTAAGAAAATGA
- a CDS encoding molybdopterin-containing oxidoreductase family protein → MSKTRIVKTTCSTCGPCCEVDAYVEGGKLVGVEGARNTPAQSGGLCAKGAAALQYVYNKERILYPMRRAGEKGEGKFERISWDEAYEMIAENLLRIRESYGARSTVFYAGYPKWFRPALLRMANAYGSPNFCTESSTCFQAAALAWRSIYGNGICGPDMPNVKTLMLWSSNLYHSNTPMSGMYKSLKKRGVKIIDVDPRHTVTAHDADIHLQLIPGTDGALALSMAQVIIEEDLYDKEFVEQYVYGFDEYKAYVQDFTPEKAEKITGVPKDMIRLAARTYAGEGPAGIMFSASPVVHHLNGVQNYRAVFSLIAITGNYDVKGGNRQRPAPSCPVNEFGKVRRYDQEEAIGQKEFPAWFDLSCDEAQCTRLADYILEEDPYPIKAVFAMGLNHRMWPQPQRLNEALGKLDFYVNVELFMSESSKMADLVLPACTSYEREEVHVLRGGRFFFSNQAIQPLGESKNDIEIIMGVMKKMGLKDEVLLQGYDSYMEHILKPAGITLEELKSHPEGMQGKNLIPPAEKTYETQPFYTPSGKVELKSLVLEKYKASHGYDGLPVYHDYRIESSIDREDYPLILNTGSRKPQLFHARLYRMPWLAGIEKEPLVEIHPEDGKRYGIADGSPVRLITPAGEAKGIAAYDIAGQPGIAYIYHGSSKGDANELIGKDYLDPISGFPGFKGYFCRIEAVKEEECQYDKV, encoded by the coding sequence ATGAGCAAGACAAGGATCGTAAAAACAACCTGCTCCACCTGCGGCCCGTGCTGCGAAGTAGACGCCTATGTAGAAGGCGGAAAACTGGTAGGCGTGGAAGGCGCCAGAAATACGCCGGCCCAGTCAGGAGGCCTGTGCGCGAAAGGGGCGGCAGCGCTCCAGTATGTCTATAACAAAGAAAGAATCCTCTACCCTATGAGACGGGCAGGGGAAAAAGGAGAGGGGAAATTTGAGCGGATCTCCTGGGATGAAGCCTATGAGATGATCGCAGAGAACCTGCTTCGAATCCGCGAGTCTTATGGAGCCAGATCTACCGTTTTCTATGCAGGCTATCCCAAGTGGTTCCGTCCGGCGCTGCTGCGGATGGCCAATGCCTACGGGTCGCCGAACTTCTGTACCGAGTCCAGCACCTGCTTCCAGGCTGCGGCGCTTGCCTGGCGCTCCATATATGGCAATGGAATCTGCGGGCCGGATATGCCCAATGTCAAGACGCTGATGCTATGGAGTTCCAACCTTTATCATTCCAATACGCCCATGAGCGGCATGTATAAAAGCCTGAAAAAGAGGGGCGTCAAGATAATCGATGTGGATCCGAGGCATACGGTGACTGCCCATGACGCTGATATTCATCTGCAGCTGATCCCTGGCACGGATGGGGCGCTGGCTCTGTCTATGGCGCAGGTGATTATAGAGGAAGATTTGTATGACAAGGAGTTTGTAGAGCAGTATGTCTACGGATTTGATGAATATAAAGCCTATGTACAGGATTTTACGCCGGAGAAGGCGGAGAAGATTACAGGAGTTCCCAAAGACATGATACGTCTGGCGGCCAGAACCTATGCAGGCGAAGGCCCGGCCGGAATCATGTTCTCGGCATCTCCGGTGGTCCATCATTTGAATGGAGTACAGAATTACCGGGCCGTATTCTCATTGATCGCCATTACCGGAAACTATGATGTGAAAGGGGGCAATCGGCAGCGTCCCGCCCCTTCCTGCCCGGTAAATGAGTTTGGGAAAGTCCGGCGCTATGATCAGGAAGAAGCCATCGGACAGAAGGAATTTCCGGCCTGGTTTGACCTGTCCTGCGACGAGGCGCAGTGCACCAGGCTGGCAGACTACATACTTGAGGAAGACCCTTACCCGATTAAGGCTGTATTTGCCATGGGACTGAACCACCGCATGTGGCCGCAGCCGCAGAGGCTGAATGAAGCGCTTGGGAAGCTGGACTTCTATGTAAATGTGGAATTATTCATGTCCGAGTCAAGCAAGATGGCGGATCTGGTACTTCCGGCATGCACTTCCTATGAGAGGGAAGAGGTGCATGTCCTAAGAGGCGGAAGATTCTTCTTCTCCAACCAGGCGATCCAGCCGCTGGGCGAATCAAAGAACGATATTGAGATTATTATGGGAGTAATGAAGAAGATGGGCCTTAAGGACGAAGTGCTTTTACAAGGATATGATTCTTACATGGAGCATATCCTTAAGCCTGCGGGGATTACACTGGAAGAATTAAAAAGCCATCCGGAGGGCATGCAAGGGAAGAATCTGATTCCTCCGGCAGAAAAGACTTATGAGACACAGCCTTTTTACACCCCCTCTGGAAAAGTAGAGTTAAAATCCCTGGTGCTTGAGAAATACAAGGCAAGCCATGGCTATGACGGCTTGCCGGTTTACCATGACTACCGCATAGAAAGCAGCATTGACCGGGAGGACTATCCACTTATCCTGAATACGGGCAGCCGGAAGCCGCAGCTTTTCCATGCCAGGCTATACCGTATGCCATGGCTGGCAGGCATTGAGAAGGAGCCGCTGGTAGAGATCCATCCGGAAGATGGCAAACGCTATGGCATAGCGGATGGCAGTCCGGTAAGGCTGATTACTCCGGCTGGGGAGGCGAAGGGAATTGCAGCCTACGATATAGCCGGGCAGCCGGGCATTGCCTACATCTATCACGGAAGTTCCAAGGGAGACGCCAATGAGCTGATCGGAAAGGATTATCTGGATCCAATATCAGGATTTCCGGGATTCAAAGGCTATTTTTGCAGGATAGAGGCGGTGAAGGAGGAAGAGTGCCAGTATGATAAAGTTTAA
- a CDS encoding carbohydrate ABC transporter permease — MMKRSKNVYKRYHYLIIAFMGVFSVIMMYPMAWMLVTSFKSNADIHKNKAKFFPAEWTVEGYRSAFEKAPIGDWLVNSIVITVVITFAVILTSTLIGYVFAKYEFKFKRSLFLLMLATMMVPPQVTMIPRYLMIQKMHLFNTRWALIVPGLVSAFAIYLARQFITDVPDSLCEAAKMDGAGPLRIYWSVILPNIKPAIGSIGIFTAMANWNDYLNPLLMLNDIDKMTLPLGLVMFDSQRSVDLAATMAAAAMIMMPMILIFVLFQRQFIKGMTMSGIK; from the coding sequence TTTATGGGCGTGTTTTCTGTGATCATGATGTACCCCATGGCATGGATGCTGGTGACTTCCTTTAAAAGCAATGCGGACATCCATAAGAATAAGGCGAAATTCTTTCCGGCAGAGTGGACGGTGGAAGGGTACCGCAGCGCTTTTGAAAAGGCGCCGATTGGAGACTGGCTTGTCAACAGCATCGTAATAACAGTTGTAATTACCTTTGCCGTAATCCTTACCAGCACATTGATTGGATATGTGTTTGCAAAATACGAGTTTAAGTTTAAAAGATCCCTGTTTCTTCTGATGCTGGCGACTATGATGGTTCCGCCCCAGGTGACGATGATACCAAGATACCTGATGATCCAGAAGATGCATCTGTTCAACACAAGATGGGCGCTGATCGTGCCCGGGCTTGTAAGCGCGTTTGCCATCTATCTGGCCAGGCAGTTTATCACGGATGTGCCGGACAGCCTGTGCGAGGCGGCTAAGATGGACGGAGCAGGGCCGCTTAGAATCTATTGGAGCGTGATCCTGCCGAATATCAAGCCGGCGATCGGCTCGATCGGAATCTTTACTGCCATGGCAAACTGGAATGATTATCTGAATCCGCTCCTGATGCTCAACGATATTGATAAGATGACGCTTCCGCTTGGCCTGGTGATGTTTGACAGCCAGCGTTCGGTGGATCTGGCGGCGACCATGGCCGCGGCTGCCATGATCATGATGCCGATGATTCTTATATTCGTCCTGTTCCAAAGACAATTTATCAAGGGAATGACCATGAGCGGCATAAAATAA
- a CDS encoding 4Fe-4S dicluster domain-containing protein has translation MIKFNEDLCIGCYACYVACIAEHNPPEAENAYSFRSIKKTLSEDAKMQKNVCDGCSHCGKCLEACPFGAIYKDEQYGLILTDQDKCRKCRKCQEVCPNDAIRFDADGKMEKCDGCIDRLKEGREPACVRACHVKAIQWQ, from the coding sequence ATGATAAAGTTTAATGAAGATCTATGTATTGGGTGCTATGCCTGCTACGTGGCATGTATAGCCGAACATAACCCTCCCGAGGCAGAGAATGCATATAGTTTTCGCAGCATCAAAAAGACGCTGTCTGAGGATGCAAAGATGCAGAAAAACGTCTGCGATGGATGCAGCCACTGCGGGAAATGCTTGGAAGCCTGTCCGTTTGGAGCGATATATAAAGATGAGCAGTATGGGCTGATACTGACGGATCAGGATAAATGCCGGAAGTGCCGGAAGTGCCAGGAAGTCTGCCCAAATGACGCCATTCGCTTCGATGCGGATGGCAAGATGGAAAAATGCGACGGATGCATCGATCGGCTTAAGGAAGGCAGAGAGCCTGCATGCGTAAGAGCGTGCCATGTAAAGGCCATACAATGGCAGTAA
- the mobB gene encoding molybdopterin-guanine dinucleotide biosynthesis protein B: protein MREDSVKDDRQLIFAISGYKNSGKTTLIENLIPILTGYGYKVATIKHDAHDFEPDVPGTDTYRHRKAGALGTAIFSGHRWRIERDAKEKISVKELIKAFPDADIVLLEGFKNSEYPKYVCSCPEENADASKIAEVILDMINSK, encoded by the coding sequence ATGCGTGAGGATTCTGTAAAAGACGATAGGCAGCTGATATTTGCGATAAGCGGATATAAGAATTCCGGGAAAACGACACTGATCGAAAATCTGATCCCTATTCTCACGGGATATGGATATAAAGTGGCGACTATTAAGCATGATGCCCATGACTTTGAGCCGGATGTGCCAGGTACGGATACGTATCGGCATAGAAAGGCAGGAGCCTTGGGTACGGCCATATTCTCAGGCCACAGATGGAGGATTGAAAGGGATGCCAAAGAAAAGATCAGCGTGAAAGAGTTGATAAAGGCCTTCCCTGACGCGGATATAGTATTATTAGAAGGGTTTAAAAATAGCGAGTATCCCAAATATGTCTGCAGCTGTCCTGAGGAAAATGCAGACGCGTCAAAGATCGCGGAGGTCATCCTGGATATGATAAATAGCAAATAG
- the glp gene encoding gephyrin-like molybdotransferase Glp, with the protein MEKEIAGYILAGGDNRRMAGRKKALLTYQNQTFYAHIRERMPAFKNVYLSVEQAAPYEALDADLVIDQYADMGPLGGILSGLEKCGEDALLVVPCDMIPFPGDMALWMAEQYRKTGRPVIPCEKGRNLSFPGIYTKEMWPALKQMEEAKDYRIRKVWESLRIPYEKVPVEDHGWKIANINSEEDYSLLTGAKINISLEEALKILEQHITRITDTQMAGLIEAVGRRTAQDLYSPIDQPPFARSPLDGYALRGEDVKGASPENPAELNVVDEIFAGSYSLRRIGPKEAVRIMTGAPIPEGADAVIRQEDTDYGEEKVHIFKPVNPYDNYCFQGEDYKAGACLVHKGERMDAASTALAASMGYDSVAVFREPRIAIIATGDELRMPGEDLEAGQIYTSNQFLLAGRLKELGITQLTVRKVPDAPAQVAACIRELAGSHDLIITSGGVSVGKKDIMHDVAENLGCRKLFWRIRFKPGSPAMAFMYDSTCVLCLSGNPFGAGAGMELLVRPALSYLTGDAGFLAKEESAVMSEDFPKPSKMRRFLRAVLTGEEVRLSKGLASSGVLSTLKDCNCIIDIPAGSPGLKRGEEVCVRIL; encoded by the coding sequence ATGGAGAAAGAGATTGCAGGATATATATTGGCAGGCGGCGATAACCGAAGGATGGCAGGCAGGAAAAAAGCCTTGCTTACCTACCAGAATCAGACATTCTATGCTCACATCAGGGAACGCATGCCTGCTTTCAAGAATGTCTACCTGTCGGTGGAACAGGCAGCCCCTTATGAGGCATTGGATGCAGATCTGGTCATTGACCAATATGCAGACATGGGTCCCTTGGGCGGAATCTTAAGCGGCCTGGAAAAATGCGGCGAGGATGCCTTGCTGGTAGTGCCCTGCGACATGATTCCGTTTCCAGGCGACATGGCTTTGTGGATGGCAGAGCAATATAGAAAGACGGGGCGACCGGTAATTCCATGCGAGAAAGGAAGAAACTTATCATTTCCGGGAATCTATACGAAGGAAATGTGGCCGGCATTAAAGCAGATGGAAGAAGCGAAGGATTACCGGATAAGGAAGGTGTGGGAGTCGTTACGGATTCCTTACGAGAAGGTCCCTGTGGAGGATCATGGCTGGAAGATTGCCAACATTAATTCTGAGGAGGATTATAGCCTTCTTACCGGCGCGAAGATCAATATCTCCCTGGAGGAGGCTCTAAAGATATTAGAACAGCACATTACAAGGATCACGGACACCCAGATGGCTGGATTGATAGAGGCAGTTGGACGTCGGACGGCGCAGGACTTGTATTCCCCCATCGATCAGCCGCCTTTTGCAAGATCTCCTCTGGATGGATATGCGCTGCGGGGAGAGGACGTTAAAGGCGCGTCGCCTGAGAATCCGGCAGAACTGAATGTTGTAGACGAGATTTTTGCCGGAAGCTATTCGCTACGAAGGATAGGGCCGAAAGAAGCAGTGCGGATCATGACCGGAGCCCCTATTCCGGAAGGGGCAGATGCAGTGATCCGCCAGGAAGATACGGATTATGGAGAAGAAAAGGTACATATCTTTAAACCGGTAAATCCATATGATAACTATTGCTTCCAGGGAGAGGATTACAAGGCCGGCGCCTGCCTGGTGCATAAGGGCGAGCGGATGGATGCGGCTAGTACCGCCCTTGCTGCCAGCATGGGATACGACAGCGTAGCCGTGTTTCGCGAGCCGAGGATCGCGATCATAGCCACCGGAGACGAACTTCGGATGCCGGGAGAGGATCTGGAGGCAGGCCAGATCTATACATCCAACCAATTCCTTCTTGCCGGGCGGCTTAAAGAATTAGGAATCACGCAGCTGACGGTCAGAAAGGTGCCGGATGCTCCGGCCCAGGTCGCAGCCTGCATCAGGGAACTGGCAGGAAGCCATGATCTTATTATTACGTCCGGCGGAGTATCGGTGGGAAAGAAAGACATCATGCATGATGTGGCAGAGAATCTGGGCTGCCGGAAACTGTTCTGGAGGATCCGCTTTAAGCCGGGCTCTCCGGCTATGGCGTTCATGTATGACAGCACCTGCGTGCTGTGTCTGTCAGGAAACCCTTTTGGGGCAGGGGCAGGGATGGAACTTCTGGTCCGTCCGGCCTTGTCTTATCTAACGGGAGATGCAGGGTTTCTGGCGAAGGAAGAAAGTGCTGTAATGTCAGAAGATTTTCCAAAACCCAGCAAGATGCGAAGATTCCTGCGGGCAGTATTAACGGGAGAGGAGGTCCGGCTTTCAAAAGGCCTTGCTTCCTCGGGGGTCTTAAGCACCTTAAAAGACTGTAACTGTATAATCGACATCCCGGCAGGAAGTCCGGGACTTAAGAGAGGTGAGGAAGTATGCGTGAGGATTCTGTAA
- a CDS encoding EAL domain-containing protein, translating to MNPHNYISRFQKSIYAQSIRRGLTLAIPFLIMGSFALLFLNFPSDTYQRYLEAWMNGALTDILTTVYSISLGSLALVLIITISLSYGLLAETDTFMLYPLVAISSYLAFCGGIMDQPDYIFDAEWVFTAMCITLLSCILFQYSLRIGSRFERLHTTGAEYLFNISIQSLFPVIAVIVFFAVIGYLLRLWGGGNNIVNFGSYLFLRLFDGISGNIFGILLYVILTHALWFLGIHGTNTLEAVSRSLFEHNIDINQALVNSGKIPTEIFSKTFLDTFVFLGGCGCALSFVIALCLASKKSHNRKIAYVALPSALFNISEIAVFGFPIIFNFTMLVPFILAPVVLTLISTFATWTGLVPVVTQSVDWTVPIIVSGYKATGSVAGSLLQIFNIFVGVLIYMPFIRRGELKETSLFKEAIWQMERDMAAGEKNGHIPRFLNRESSTSHYAKTLAMDLHNAMRRGQIQLFYQPQITAQDTLHGAEALMRWKHPFAGYIAPPLAIALAYEDGFLNELSYYLLNRACKDAQLMDSYLKDDIHLSVNVSPKEMLDSEYFDRVTDILNQYELRHIHLNLEITERAAMEMSDALDKGMERLKNLGIEFSLDDFGMGHNSILQLQENTYCEVKLDGSLVTQLPGNERSKDIISSILRMSNSLNCRTVAEFVETKEQRDMLLSLGCTIYQGYYYSRPIELGAFLDYLK from the coding sequence ATGAATCCCCATAACTACATCAGCCGTTTTCAAAAATCTATTTATGCCCAGTCTATACGGCGCGGGCTGACGCTTGCAATCCCATTTCTTATTATGGGTTCCTTTGCCCTGCTCTTTCTTAACTTTCCAAGCGATACATACCAGCGTTATCTGGAAGCATGGATGAATGGCGCTTTGACCGATATTTTAACTACGGTATACTCCATCAGCCTTGGCTCTCTTGCCCTGGTGCTTATTATAACCATCAGCCTGTCCTATGGCCTCCTTGCCGAGACGGACACGTTCATGCTGTACCCTCTGGTCGCTATAAGTTCTTATCTGGCCTTCTGCGGCGGCATAATGGATCAGCCGGACTATATCTTTGACGCAGAATGGGTGTTTACCGCTATGTGCATCACTCTGCTCTCCTGCATACTGTTTCAGTATTCCCTGCGTATCGGAAGCCGTTTTGAAAGGCTGCATACGACTGGCGCGGAGTACCTGTTCAACATTTCCATACAGAGCCTTTTTCCTGTGATCGCCGTTATCGTATTCTTCGCGGTGATTGGCTACCTTCTACGCCTTTGGGGCGGCGGAAATAATATCGTAAACTTTGGCTCCTATCTGTTCCTGAGACTTTTCGACGGAATCAGCGGTAATATTTTCGGCATCCTGCTCTATGTGATCCTTACCCATGCCCTCTGGTTTCTTGGCATTCATGGAACCAATACGCTGGAAGCTGTATCTCGCAGCCTATTCGAGCACAACATAGATATTAATCAGGCGCTTGTAAATTCTGGCAAGATTCCCACGGAAATATTCTCAAAGACATTTTTGGATACTTTTGTATTCCTGGGCGGCTGCGGCTGCGCATTGAGTTTCGTCATCGCGCTGTGCCTTGCTTCCAAAAAAAGCCACAACCGCAAGATTGCCTATGTGGCATTGCCTTCCGCTTTATTTAATATCAGCGAGATCGCTGTATTTGGATTTCCTATTATTTTTAATTTTACTATGCTCGTTCCATTTATCCTGGCTCCGGTCGTACTGACTTTAATCAGCACGTTTGCCACTTGGACAGGACTTGTGCCAGTGGTCACCCAGTCGGTGGACTGGACCGTCCCCATCATTGTCAGCGGTTATAAAGCTACCGGCTCCGTTGCGGGCAGCCTTTTGCAGATTTTCAACATCTTTGTCGGCGTGCTGATCTACATGCCTTTTATCCGGCGTGGGGAGTTAAAAGAGACCAGCCTGTTTAAGGAGGCCATCTGGCAGATGGAAAGGGATATGGCAGCTGGAGAAAAGAATGGGCATATCCCGCGCTTTTTAAACCGGGAATCTTCCACCAGCCATTACGCCAAGACCCTTGCCATGGATCTGCATAACGCCATGCGGCGCGGGCAGATACAGTTATTCTACCAGCCTCAGATTACCGCGCAGGATACGCTGCATGGGGCTGAAGCGCTGATGCGCTGGAAGCATCCGTTTGCCGGCTATATTGCTCCTCCCCTGGCGATCGCCCTGGCATATGAAGATGGCTTCCTCAATGAACTCAGCTACTATCTTCTGAACAGGGCCTGTAAGGATGCGCAGTTGATGGATTCGTACTTAAAAGACGACATCCATCTGTCCGTCAACGTCTCTCCAAAGGAGATGCTGGATAGCGAATACTTTGACAGGGTAACGGATATCCTGAATCAATATGAGCTGCGGCATATCCATCTGAATCTTGAGATCACCGAGCGGGCTGCAATGGAAATGTCCGACGCCCTGGATAAGGGGATGGAGCGCCTGAAAAACCTGGGAATCGAATTCAGCCTGGATGATTTCGGGATGGGCCATAATTCCATCCTCCAGCTCCAGGAAAATACCTACTGCGAGGTAAAACTGGACGGCAGCCTGGTCACCCAGCTGCCCGGCAATGAGCGTTCCAAGGATATTATCTCCAGCATCCTTCGCATGTCCAATAGCCTGAACTGCCGTACGGTAGCAGAATTTGTAGAGACGAAAGAGCAGCGGGATATGCTCCTTTCGCTAGGCTGTACGATTTATCAGGGGTATTATTACAGCCGTCCAATTGAATTAGGCGCATTTCTTGATTATCTCAAATAA